A window of Acropora muricata isolate sample 2 chromosome 3, ASM3666990v1, whole genome shotgun sequence contains these coding sequences:
- the LOC136910588 gene encoding serine beta-lactamase-like protein LACTB, mitochondrial isoform X1: MAAFTEKLRYFCFRRRNVVRNMCTFTNSQGSSKGERLSFNALILGCVGLAGVSGVCWKTLTDNIYAKSKEDGVNKENDHPTRSIQQHKKANEVEDTCLSLQSAIDESKSLVQCMKEESGSPGVCVAVSVDGKIVWSEGFGFADVENRVLCSSKTVMRIASISKPITATAAAKLWEEGRLDLDSPIQAYISSFPEKTFDGVATHLTTRHLLSHLGGIRHYKKKLDLSNGKDPENRKKEMKSNQQPLDSGDRLINSKEQESEFLRKEYFIKEHYKTITDALVLFKDDPLLSVPGKSYLYTTHGWTLISAVIEKAAKQDFLEVMKKLFKDIGLKNTCADFNEKIIHHRARFYQRNNKGHLVNAPYVDNSYKWGGGGFLSTVGDLVRFGNILLYAKQSGDDKNDNTGRLPGFLKPETVTELWKIVTNTEGKGHKDGGYGLGWAVIPEKQEFGACNHQSETILHSGGAIGCSSILLMRPTYGAQPPKGVVVSLLVNLQEVSLEKTAMAVAASFQKVQSV; this comes from the exons ATGGCCGCCTTTACAGAAAAGTTGCGTTATTTTTGCTTCCGTAGAAGGAATGTAGTGAGAAACATGTGTACCTTTACTAACTCACAGGGCAGTTCGAAAGGAGAGAGACTTTCCTTTAATGCTTTGATTCTCGGATGTGTCGGGTTGGCGGGAGTTTCGGGTGTTTGCTGGAAGACCTTAACAGATAACATCTACGCCAAGAGCAAAGAAGATggtgtaaacaaagaaaatgatcaCCCTACACGGTCGATCCAA CAACATAAAAAGGCAAATGAAGTGGAGGATACTTGTTTAAGCCTTCAGTCTGCTATAGATGAGTCGAAGTCTCTTGTTCAGTGCATGAAAGAAGAGTCAGGCAGTCCGGGAGTTTGTGTTGCTGTAAGTGTTGATGGAAAGATTGTGTGGAGTGAGGGATTTGGATTTGCTGATGTAGAGAACAGAGTATTATGTTCCTCAAAAACAGTCATGAGAATTGCCAGCATCAGTAAACCTATCACTGCAACTGCTGCAG cCAAGTTGTGGGAAGAAGGCAGGCTAGATCTTGATAGTCCAATCCAAGCATACATCTCTTCATTTCCTGAAAAGACCTTTGATGGGGTTGCAACACACCTCACAACGAGGCACCTCCTCTCACATCTTGGCGGCATTAGACATTACAAGAAAAAACTAGATCTTAGCAATGGAAAAGATCCGGAAAAT AGAAAGAAGGAGATGAAATCTAATCAACAACCTCTTGACTCAGGCG aCAGACTGATTAACAGTAAAGAGCAAGAGAGTGAATTCTTACGCAAAGAGTATTTCATCAAG GAACATTACAAGACAATTACCGATGCACTTGTCTTATTCAAAGATGACCCCTTGTTATCTGTACCTGGAAAAAGTTATTTGTACACCACACATGGATGGACATTGATCAGTGCTGTGATAGAGAAAGCAGCCAAACAAGACTTTCTGGAGGTCATGAAAAAACTGTTCAAGGATATTGGCTTGAAAAATACTTGTGCagatttcaatgaaaaaattaTTCATCACAGGGCAAG ATTTTACCAGCGAAACAACAAGGGTCACCTTGTCAATGCACCGTATGTGGACAATTCGTACAAGTGGGGTGGAGGAGGTTTCCTTTCAACAGTGGGCGATCTTGTCCGGTTTGGAAATATTCTACTTTATGCCAAGCAGAGCGGTGATGATAAAAACGATAACACAG GTCGTCTTCCAGGTTTCCTTAAGCCTGAAACTGTGACCGAGTTATGGAAGATTGTCACTAACACAGAAGGCAAAGGACATAAGGATGGTGGCTACGGATTAGGATGGGCGGTCATCCCAGAAAAACAGGAATTTGGAGCTTGTAATCATCAGTCAGAAACTATTCTCCACAGTG GAGGAGCAATCGGATGCAGCAGTATTCTTCTTATGCGACCGACATATGGAGCTCAGCCTCCAAAGGGAGTGGTGGTTTCTCTACTGGTCAACCTGCAAGAAGTGAGCTTAGAAAAGACAGCAATGGCAGTTGCAGCATCTTTTCAAAAAGTGCAGTCAGTTTGA
- the LOC136910588 gene encoding serine beta-lactamase-like protein LACTB, mitochondrial isoform X2, producing MAAFTEKLRYFCFRRRNVVRNMCTFTNSQGSSKGERLSFNALILGCVGLAGVSGVCWKTLTDNIYAKSKEDGVNKENDHPTRSIQSKSLVQCMKEESGSPGVCVAVSVDGKIVWSEGFGFADVENRVLCSSKTVMRIASISKPITATAAAKLWEEGRLDLDSPIQAYISSFPEKTFDGVATHLTTRHLLSHLGGIRHYKKKLDLSNGKDPENRKKEMKSNQQPLDSGDRLINSKEQESEFLRKEYFIKEHYKTITDALVLFKDDPLLSVPGKSYLYTTHGWTLISAVIEKAAKQDFLEVMKKLFKDIGLKNTCADFNEKIIHHRARFYQRNNKGHLVNAPYVDNSYKWGGGGFLSTVGDLVRFGNILLYAKQSGDDKNDNTGRLPGFLKPETVTELWKIVTNTEGKGHKDGGYGLGWAVIPEKQEFGACNHQSETILHSGGAIGCSSILLMRPTYGAQPPKGVVVSLLVNLQEVSLEKTAMAVAASFQKVQSV from the exons ATGGCCGCCTTTACAGAAAAGTTGCGTTATTTTTGCTTCCGTAGAAGGAATGTAGTGAGAAACATGTGTACCTTTACTAACTCACAGGGCAGTTCGAAAGGAGAGAGACTTTCCTTTAATGCTTTGATTCTCGGATGTGTCGGGTTGGCGGGAGTTTCGGGTGTTTGCTGGAAGACCTTAACAGATAACATCTACGCCAAGAGCAAAGAAGATggtgtaaacaaagaaaatgatcaCCCTACACGGTCGATCCAA TCGAAGTCTCTTGTTCAGTGCATGAAAGAAGAGTCAGGCAGTCCGGGAGTTTGTGTTGCTGTAAGTGTTGATGGAAAGATTGTGTGGAGTGAGGGATTTGGATTTGCTGATGTAGAGAACAGAGTATTATGTTCCTCAAAAACAGTCATGAGAATTGCCAGCATCAGTAAACCTATCACTGCAACTGCTGCAG cCAAGTTGTGGGAAGAAGGCAGGCTAGATCTTGATAGTCCAATCCAAGCATACATCTCTTCATTTCCTGAAAAGACCTTTGATGGGGTTGCAACACACCTCACAACGAGGCACCTCCTCTCACATCTTGGCGGCATTAGACATTACAAGAAAAAACTAGATCTTAGCAATGGAAAAGATCCGGAAAAT AGAAAGAAGGAGATGAAATCTAATCAACAACCTCTTGACTCAGGCG aCAGACTGATTAACAGTAAAGAGCAAGAGAGTGAATTCTTACGCAAAGAGTATTTCATCAAG GAACATTACAAGACAATTACCGATGCACTTGTCTTATTCAAAGATGACCCCTTGTTATCTGTACCTGGAAAAAGTTATTTGTACACCACACATGGATGGACATTGATCAGTGCTGTGATAGAGAAAGCAGCCAAACAAGACTTTCTGGAGGTCATGAAAAAACTGTTCAAGGATATTGGCTTGAAAAATACTTGTGCagatttcaatgaaaaaattaTTCATCACAGGGCAAG ATTTTACCAGCGAAACAACAAGGGTCACCTTGTCAATGCACCGTATGTGGACAATTCGTACAAGTGGGGTGGAGGAGGTTTCCTTTCAACAGTGGGCGATCTTGTCCGGTTTGGAAATATTCTACTTTATGCCAAGCAGAGCGGTGATGATAAAAACGATAACACAG GTCGTCTTCCAGGTTTCCTTAAGCCTGAAACTGTGACCGAGTTATGGAAGATTGTCACTAACACAGAAGGCAAAGGACATAAGGATGGTGGCTACGGATTAGGATGGGCGGTCATCCCAGAAAAACAGGAATTTGGAGCTTGTAATCATCAGTCAGAAACTATTCTCCACAGTG GAGGAGCAATCGGATGCAGCAGTATTCTTCTTATGCGACCGACATATGGAGCTCAGCCTCCAAAGGGAGTGGTGGTTTCTCTACTGGTCAACCTGCAAGAAGTGAGCTTAGAAAAGACAGCAATGGCAGTTGCAGCATCTTTTCAAAAAGTGCAGTCAGTTTGA
- the LOC136910588 gene encoding serine beta-lactamase-like protein LACTB, mitochondrial isoform X3: MKEESGSPGVCVAVSVDGKIVWSEGFGFADVENRVLCSSKTVMRIASISKPITATAAAKLWEEGRLDLDSPIQAYISSFPEKTFDGVATHLTTRHLLSHLGGIRHYKKKLDLSNGKDPENRKKEMKSNQQPLDSGDRLINSKEQESEFLRKEYFIKEHYKTITDALVLFKDDPLLSVPGKSYLYTTHGWTLISAVIEKAAKQDFLEVMKKLFKDIGLKNTCADFNEKIIHHRARFYQRNNKGHLVNAPYVDNSYKWGGGGFLSTVGDLVRFGNILLYAKQSGDDKNDNTGRLPGFLKPETVTELWKIVTNTEGKGHKDGGYGLGWAVIPEKQEFGACNHQSETILHSGGAIGCSSILLMRPTYGAQPPKGVVVSLLVNLQEVSLEKTAMAVAASFQKVQSV; the protein is encoded by the exons ATGAAAGAAGAGTCAGGCAGTCCGGGAGTTTGTGTTGCTGTAAGTGTTGATGGAAAGATTGTGTGGAGTGAGGGATTTGGATTTGCTGATGTAGAGAACAGAGTATTATGTTCCTCAAAAACAGTCATGAGAATTGCCAGCATCAGTAAACCTATCACTGCAACTGCTGCAG cCAAGTTGTGGGAAGAAGGCAGGCTAGATCTTGATAGTCCAATCCAAGCATACATCTCTTCATTTCCTGAAAAGACCTTTGATGGGGTTGCAACACACCTCACAACGAGGCACCTCCTCTCACATCTTGGCGGCATTAGACATTACAAGAAAAAACTAGATCTTAGCAATGGAAAAGATCCGGAAAAT AGAAAGAAGGAGATGAAATCTAATCAACAACCTCTTGACTCAGGCG aCAGACTGATTAACAGTAAAGAGCAAGAGAGTGAATTCTTACGCAAAGAGTATTTCATCAAG GAACATTACAAGACAATTACCGATGCACTTGTCTTATTCAAAGATGACCCCTTGTTATCTGTACCTGGAAAAAGTTATTTGTACACCACACATGGATGGACATTGATCAGTGCTGTGATAGAGAAAGCAGCCAAACAAGACTTTCTGGAGGTCATGAAAAAACTGTTCAAGGATATTGGCTTGAAAAATACTTGTGCagatttcaatgaaaaaattaTTCATCACAGGGCAAG ATTTTACCAGCGAAACAACAAGGGTCACCTTGTCAATGCACCGTATGTGGACAATTCGTACAAGTGGGGTGGAGGAGGTTTCCTTTCAACAGTGGGCGATCTTGTCCGGTTTGGAAATATTCTACTTTATGCCAAGCAGAGCGGTGATGATAAAAACGATAACACAG GTCGTCTTCCAGGTTTCCTTAAGCCTGAAACTGTGACCGAGTTATGGAAGATTGTCACTAACACAGAAGGCAAAGGACATAAGGATGGTGGCTACGGATTAGGATGGGCGGTCATCCCAGAAAAACAGGAATTTGGAGCTTGTAATCATCAGTCAGAAACTATTCTCCACAGTG GAGGAGCAATCGGATGCAGCAGTATTCTTCTTATGCGACCGACATATGGAGCTCAGCCTCCAAAGGGAGTGGTGGTTTCTCTACTGGTCAACCTGCAAGAAGTGAGCTTAGAAAAGACAGCAATGGCAGTTGCAGCATCTTTTCAAAAAGTGCAGTCAGTTTGA